The genomic stretch AAGTTTATCAAGGAATTAGCCAAGAAGAACCGCAAACAGACACTCGACGAATACTTGTATAACAAGTGCGAGAAGCTACTTAATTATATAATGAGCACTCCGATGCTTCGGGAaagcaacttgaagttgaagatcaCCGTAGAGTTCATCCCAGACATCGAGGTAGACTCCAGCGTGTTCAAGCCCTGTGTTGGCAGTAAGTATATGTTGCAGCACTTGTTCAAACAGTACCAGCCCAACTTGATGATAATTGGAAACAAATCTTCTAATTTGAATTTCAAGTATCCCATTAAGATCAAACGTCAGAACGAGCGCGACGAgtacttgatcaagttgagCTCGTACATCGTGAAGTACTCGACTGTACCAGTAATCTTGGTAGGCAGTAGCACTAAGTTTCACAATGACTACTACCTGGCTCGTGACACTGGTCCAGGCTTAAAGTTTGATGTGGATGGACACTTACCAGAACATTTCCGTGCCGATAGCTCAGATGCTCCAAGACCACCTGTGATAACGCTTTCAACGGATTCATCCGATTCATTAAAACTCCACAAACTCGACACAGACTCGCTGGATGCTTCTTCCATCGAGTCAGTTGAGTCGTTTAACGGTGATCAATTGGATGCACAACGCgactttgaagagaagCTTAAGcatatagaagaaattcCCAATAACTACGAGGACAAATTCAGGGACATTATTGCTTTGATCTCCGACAATGCTTTGAATGAGGCAACCAGCTACTTGAGTGCCATCAGTTCAAAGGATGACTCTGTCAAGATTAATAGCAAGGTTCATGCCATCTACAGGAGCCAGACTACGTCTGCCATTGGAGCTCAGACTCTCTACCATAATAATAACAGTCACGATGACGTCAGATCGACAAACTCCAACGATCGGATCTACAAAGTGAAGTCAATGATCAGTTATAATGAAGAGGACGAAGCCAAAAATGATAAACTTATCAAAcagttgaagcagaagaggAGAAGTTCTGCCTCGAAGAGCGTAAGCGGAGTCAGCAGCTCATCTGATTCGTCTTTAACAGCTCCAAAAGAAACTGAAGCTCCtgggaagaagaagtcaatctggaagaagtttgGTTTCAAGAAGTAAAGAAGTAGAGGTTTACGAATGACGAATTATGAATAGTtacaaaatttcaagacATGATTAATCGAAGGGACATCAAAAACAAACTAACAGTAATAAAAGTCTAGCAATCatcaagaaatcgaaagAAATTATCATCAAATCGAAAGATGCATTAACGCAAATGTGCTGGAAATTGCACATGATTTCATATGTATAAAGGgattttgaattttggTCTCTCTGTGTTATCCATTTCAATTCAGTATCCACATCTTAGAGtttattttccattttgtTATCCTATCATCATTGCTAACTCAGCCATGATTATTATCTATTGTCAATCTTCTCAGTACATATCCTTATTTATTATATCCTTGCGTTTCTAAGTTATGGAGGGCATATTTTTATTACAATATTTAATATAGGTAGTGTTTGAAGGTAAATGTAGGAACAGACAGAGAGTCGAGAGAGGaatttattcaatttgTGTGATCTGTGGAAAGTTTACAAGACAGGGatgaaattttcagaacTGGATCTGGGATATTTAATAACAGTAATAGCTTGGTAAtctaattttcaattaGATAAGCTACTTGAATGAGGTTTTGCGTAAACGCCACATGATAAGTCAATTCCGGACACTTGGCTCTTGGCGAAGGGCTATTTTTTGAAGCACAGCCCCCATCGAAGGTTTTACTATGGCCAGATCACTTTATCTTTCGTGGAAATCCGAGGTGCAGCTCGTAAGTCGCgatagaagaagttttctgGGTTGGCTAATTCTTCCAGCACTAAACGCCTTCTTCGGCACAACCGGGCTTTGTTGAGGCTTTGTATGATTCCACTCTTTTAGCAATCCTGAGACAAACCAAAAATTAGCACAACTGTCGATTATTCCCATAACTAACAAAAATATAGGAATGTACAGTTGAAAATTTGTACTAAAAAAAGAATGGACGAGTCCGGAGTCGAACCGGAGACCTTTCGCATGCTAAGCGAACGCGCTACCAACTACGCCACACGCCCTTTTCTGTAAGTCAATGCGTTCAAAATCATTTGTGAGACTAAATTATCACGTGTTTTACAAAAAGGTCGAAAAAATGGCCGATCCAGGGCCGTTTTTTGATATCTGTGAGTCTCCCAGTAATCCACATGCTAAGATGAGTCGTTTGACAACTCTTAGACTCTCCAATTGTGCTGCTGGTTATGCATGAAGCGCACCAATTATGACAAAATCCCTTATTGAAGCTTTGGGAATGTAAATTTttcgttgttgaaaatgtcgCGCAATGAGGAATCTGACGACATCGGGCTCTCCTGGCTCTGCAGCAGATAAGCAGGTTTACTCATTTCCTATAaaagtccaaaaggaaaaccggTCTCTCTATAAAGGTTTCCTTCCAAGTATATTAGTAGCTGGTTGCGACAGAGAAGCTATTTTTCAAACTATATGAAATAACTTAGCTGACTCTAAGTGGTCTCTGTTCTTTACTTTGCAATTTGAATTGCTACCATATCTTGAAATTTCGCAAATTCTGAGctggttgcaaaatttaaTTTCTCTGGCGACATACATTatatttcttgttgagTCTGTTTCTGACGTATTTCGTACGTTGGATAGGTAGATCTTCACCGCCTACAAAACCAATGTCGTCAACATCGTATACAATAAAAGATGTTCATAGtgaaatatatatatgaaaaAACAAATACTACGGCTATTTAGTTGCCGCAAccttttccaacaagtcgaCAATTCTAGCTGAGTAACCGTACTCATTGTCATACCAAGCAATCAACTTGACGAATTGAGGAGAAAGCAATATACCAGCCTTGGCATCGAACACACACGAGTAGGTGGAGCTGAGGAAATCGCTAGAAACGACGGCTTCGTCGGTGTACCCAATGATGCCCTTCAAGGCACCTTCTGAGGCTTTCTTCACAGCAGCACAGATTTCCTCGTAGGTAACTGGTCTAGCCAATTTCACTGTCATGTCGACTACAGAAACATCCACGGTTGGGACTCTCAAACACATACCAGTCAACTTACCATTCAACTCTGGAATCACCTTTCCGACAGCCTTGGCAGCACcagtagaagaaggaaTGATGTTACCAGAAGCGGTTCTTCCTCCTCTCCAGTCCCTTTGAGATGGGCCGTCGACTGTCTTTTGAGTAGCAGTGATAGAGTGGACAGTAGTCATCaaaccttcttcaattccaaagtTGTCATTGATAACCTTTGCCAAAGTAGCCAAACAGTTGGTGGTACACGAGGCATTGGATATGATGTTCATGTCAGGAGTGTACTTATCTTCATTCACACCAATAGCGAACATTGGTGTATCTGGTGTGACAGCAGTGATAATAACTTTCTTAGCACCAGCGTCTATGTGCTTTTGTGCACCAGCCAACTTCGCAAAGATACCTGTAGACTCAACAACATAGTCGACACCTACCTTTCCCCAAGGGATATTAGCTGggtctttctcttgaaaGGCTCTGATCTTCTTCCCGTTGATAATGATGTTTTCAGCATCAGATTCAACTGTGCCCTTGTATCTGCCATGGGTAGAGTCGTACTTGAACATGTAGGCTGCATAATCGGGAGCAATGAAGGGATCATTAACAGCGACGATATCAATGTCGGGTCTTTCCAAAGCGATTCTTAACACTAATCTTCCGATACGTCCAAACCCATTAATACCAATTGTAaccatcttgaaaattttaTTTATATTACTATAATATGTGAACAGTGatactgtagaagaaaattttcagtaaAATGTAAGAATAAGATGGCTGCAACATAGTCCTTTTATAGAATTCAAAAAGGGAATTGGCAGCGcaacaaatatttcaaCTCGTTTTTATCCTCTCCTTCTCCTCTTCTAATACTCCTAGTTGTATTTAGATACTGCGCCACATGTCTGGCCATTCCCATGGTTAAGCTTAGAGTtaattcaacttctggagaTTCAGTATCTGTACATGACTCATAAAAGCTTTCAATATTTCCCTTTTCTACACTAGAGAGACATTGAACGGCTTGGATATAAATCCCTCAGGCTCCAAGTGCTGTGGGAGTCTCCTGGTAAGGATCAAGTGACGGACAAATGGCATCCGTTGATTAGAATGCATTTCAGGATGGAACGCACTCAATTGAACTCCCACTACTGCTGAATGCGACACAATGGAGACAGCAGCTGACTCTACTTTCCCGTTGGCCCGGACGTTCATGTGGTTGTTCCGGTCATACGTTTCTATTTATGTAATTTTAACCTATTAAAGATGAGATTCGCTTAGTAATCTAACGAGGTACTTCGATTTGATTGTCAAGGATTGCAAAAAAGAGACAGGTGAGACACAGTTACAAAAACGGCTGCACTGCATACATGCATAAAACAAGATCCTTTTCTGGAGCAGGTGGATAAGGAAGAAGCAGAGAGTCCCACCAGAAAATGTCATCAAAAAATGCTAAATGGCACTGgcgaagttgaagattaGGCTTACTTGTTTGTTGTCCAATGCCGCATGTTTTTTCTATGTTCCCTCCAATTTTCCATATGGGTTAGATGATTTATATTCTCTGTAGTGAATAGGTTGGACTACAGAACATTCATTCGGAAATAAAAAAAATAGTAGTTCGAAGAATAGTTCTTGTAGTCTATTAGGAGTCTTATTCAAATACTATCTGGAAAGTTCCCTTCCGTCAATGACATTATACCATGGTTACACCATGTATCTCTGGCTCTTGATTCGGTATGCTATTAATTAGAAGTACTAtaattcaagaaaaaaaatgCATTTTGCATATCCAGGCCAAGTACTCGCCAGGATGGGCAATAATTGACCGATGAGCGTCTTGGTGAAGCGAGCTTACAAGGCTCTAAACCATTCCGACACTCATTATTCCGAATAATTCGTATAATTAAATTCCACAAACCAGAGTCGTTGAAGCCAACTTTCCATGAGCCCACAGACTGATTATTCTCTATTACGTGGTCGGCCCATTCTGCTCCCTCATTCAACTTCGACTGGGCCACTGTAGTATTACTACTGTCTACATACGAGGCTATGTTTACTGTTCCGACAGCGTCAGCACAAGTACCACCAAACCCAACAATCCTAGTGTTTCCAGGACACTCTGCACCACCATGAGCACAATTAACATTCAATGGGTCCGTTAGAAATGAAACGTCAGATCCGATCAGCTTAATAGCAGATCCGATTTCTTCTGAGCCGTATGACAAAACAACTGTAAGAACTCCTTCTTCATGGCTCTCTTGGTAAGGTTCTCTCCTTCTAAAACGATTCTGCAACAAGTGACTATTATGGTAAATATAGTGGAGCTTGTCTACGGAAATCTCGCTGTGTTTGCTATGCACTGCGTTTATACCACATATTATTTGTTCTTTTATCTCATCGGTGCTATTAGAGTTGGTTTCTATTTGATACAAAGTCATACTGTTGTCGCTGTAAGAAGCATACCCGACAGTATAAATTTCTCTATCACGTATTAATAGTGCGTCTTTGCTATGAGGATCccagttcaagttgtctgGGTCCAATGCTGCAGCGTCATTTATAAGCCTCCTGTTCTGATTGAAGGTCTGTGCAGATGCTTGCACTATGTAGATAAGCCCCAAGACAATTGTGCCTATTTTCATTATGATTGAGCCTGGATTCTACTTGGGCTAAGCGAAAGATATTGTTGATCAGCTCAATAACTCATAAGAAGTCTTGGTAATTAAAGTCCTTCCATTTGGATTGGACCAGGTTGTCGTTGTTTCACTTCCAGAACTCTCCACTCAATACAATGTCGGTCAACGCCTCTACGACATTGTCACCGATTCAGTACCTACTTCCAGAGATGCTGTAATTTTTCGAAACCTCTTCTCCATCTTGAGATGGAATATGAGGTTAAAGTCTTCAATAAAGAGACTGACTGGTCTGAAGATCGTCGACGCATGTCACCCATTCTCTGATAAAGAGGCGGAAATGTTTGTATATGGCCGACACAGGAGGTTTAATTCTTCTGGGTCTTTGCCTATTGTATTCTACCTGTAATGGGTGTAGGCAATTGTGATACCCAACGGATATACTATTTTTCTCTGTCTATGTCTTATGAAATTCTCTGAGTCGTTTTCTTTCACTTTCAGGATATTCTATTATTTCTTAATTTTACAAAAGTAGACGTTCTTTGAATCTGATTGTTGCAATCAGATTGTGGAAAGATTGACAATATAAAGAATATAGTAAAAAttctctttgttgaagtatttaTAACAAATGTATCTTACAATTCAACCAAAAGGGCTGAAAGAATGTTGAATGAAACTACATAGAAGAATTATAATCTAGGGACTTTTCTACTATTTTATAACTGTTTTGTAGTATGCCTTCACCTGCTCTTCACAGTATGCCCAAGCTTTATCTACATTTTCCTCGAGCTTGATATCTGGTCTGATATCACCTAATCTACCGAAGGATTGATAGTATTCACCTTGGTTTTTCAACTCAGGGTTCAATGCAGCATATAATTCGGTGTATGCACCATATCTGGGATCATGAAGGACCCAGGGTATGAACCATTTCCAAATACCACTAGCATGTCGTTGAATATCAGTGTTGAGGAAGCCTGGGCACAAGGAAACGGACAACACTCTATCCGCACCAGGATGATTCTTGGGCCATGCAATGGCTTGCATGATGTTGACCGCTTTACTTTGGCAGTAGAGTACTCTTGGTAAGTGTGGAGTGTCCACAAAGTTTGGGTCAGCGTAGTGAATTCCTCTTTCTGGAGACTGGAAGTGTGCCGAAGACGCCACCCACACTATACGAGACTCGTATGGTTTGTTGGTCTTCGAAGTTTCGATGACAAGTGGATCGAAATACTTCTGCAACAAGTGTGGTCCAAAGCAGTTTGTACCCAACTGTAATTCAACCCCCTGAACTGTCTTAGAACCTACTGAAGTGCCCATGACACCAGCATTGTGAATTACAATGTCCAATCTATTTTCCTTGGAGAGGAATTCGTCAGCAGAAGCTTTGATCGTGGTCAAATCACCCAAGTCAAGTTTGATGAAGTGAACATTAATACTACTTTTGTTGTACTCCTgagcaacttcaagttccatTCTCCTGATTGCAGCCAATGCCTTTTCCTCACTTCTGGCAAATATGTAGACCTTAGCATTGGTAGACCCAGCTAAAGATTTAGCAGTTTGATAACCAACACCGGTATTTCCACCGGTGACAATTACAACCTTCCCGTCGAGTTTAGGGTATTGCTCTTCGGTGTAGGAAGGATTTGAGGGAAAATACCCATTGATCATTGCCTTCCATCCGAGAAGACCTGGAAATGGTATATTTGGTGGTGCGGTACTCATCGGAGACTTGGTCGCTATTTGAATGCTCCCTCCCTATAAATGCTTAGACCACTACAATGGGCAATAATAGGATTGAGTCCGCTtgtttgttcaatttgcATAAAACAAAAGTTTTGTTCCCCAGAAGTTTCAGATCCTATAAAATTAAAGTGTGGAGAATTCGTACTGCAagcattcttcaattcttcactgaTATTTTGTATCCAAACCCTGAGCTAAGGACCAAACTTGATGTTATATTCAAATAGCTTACTGAGTATGGCTCTATTAAATTCGTTCTATCTAAGAAGTTAGAtatcaattttgaaaattcacCGCACAAGGAATTAAGACAAGATTCACGGTTACGCGGAACAACCCGTACGAAAATCTACACTCCCTCTTGAAATTACGGTCTGTGGTATTTCGAAATACGGAACACACAGAGGAGATTTAAAGTCTTGTAGTAAATATGAATTGTGTTCAAAGATTAACTGTGCAGCAGCGAAAACCTTATCATGCTAGCGAAGGATAAAACAATATAATATTGAGGACTGAAAAAATATAAATTTATAAAATCAATCAATGTTCAAAGTCACTTCTTATGTCTTTATGTTCTTGTATTTATGGACTGTAGAAAGGCTTGATCTGTTCTTCACAGAATGCCCAAGTCTTGTCaacattttcttccttctcgATATCGGGTCTGATACCACCGAGTTTGCCGAAGGACCAGATATGGTTTCCCTGGTTTGCAGCCGTTAACTCAGGATTCAAAGCAGCATATAATTCCGTGTATGCACCGTATCTGGCATCATGAAGGATCCAGGTCAGgatctttttcaaaatagAACCAGTATGTCTTTGAAGTTCTGTACTAAGGAAGCCTGGGCATAATGAAAGCGACAACACGTTTTTAGCTTCAGGATGATTCTTGGGCCATGCAATAGCCTGCTGAACATTGACAGCTTTACTTTGACCGTAGATTCCCATTCCTGGGTAGTCTGTGTCCTTGAAATTTGGATCGGCGTAATTGATTCCACCCTCTGGAGCCAGAAAGTGTGCTGTAGAAGCTACCCAAACCACACGGGATTCGTAAGGCTTGTTGTTCTTTGAAGTCTTGATAAAGATAGGGTCCAAATACTTTTGAAACAAAAAGGTTCCAAGACCGTTTGTACCTAATTGTAATTCAAAACCTTGGGTAGTCTCTGAACCCTTAGGAGGGGTCATGACACCAGCATTATGGATGATAATATCCAATCTATCTTCCTTGGAGAGGAATTCGTCGGCAGAAGCTTTGATTGTGGTCAAGTCACCCAAGTCAAGCTTGATGAAGTGAACatcaattttctttttattATACTCTTTGGCGACCTCaagttccatcttctgaatAGCTGCTAATGCCTTTTCCTTGTTTCTGGCAAATATGTATACTTTAGCATTGGTAGACCCAGCTAAAGACTTGGCAGTTTGATAGCCAACACCGGTATTTCCACCGGTGACAATTACAACCTTTCCGTCGAGTTTAGGGTATTGCTCTTCGGTGTAGGTAGGCTTGCAAGGGAAAAAGCCATTGAAAGTAGATTGCAATCCGAGAAGGCCTTGACCTGGAGTTTTGGGTGGTGCGATAGTCATAATAGATGATTGAGTGTTTGGTATACTTAAAAAAGTTCTGACATCCCACGAGTATCCAGATTTCAAACTAAATATATAGTTCGACTCGGCGATAACATTCTAACAGCAAGAGTGCACGGATTTATCGAACTGAAAGTATGCTCATATTCGCAGCATTTCGGAAGAATTTTTTTGTACTTTATATTATCCGATCCTACAAAATATCCCGTTCTTCGGTCAAAATTGTTAGGCTATGGATGTTCAATATTAGTAAAAGTTTGTCATACTCCCCCACATGATGCAATTAAAAGGCTGTGGTTGTCTGATCTTCTCATAGAGATAGTTCTGCCATGTTGGTttattttttgcacccattccTGCCTGGCGTCTTCTCATCGCTATTGTTCTCATCAGAAATAGAAGTGTATTAATACTTTTCACTGTGCATAGAATACTCTCTCTACATACATAGAATAACGAAGATTGTTGGTTGGTAAGTTAATTGAGAAGTAAAACAAGTTACAAAtacttttcaacttgtttgtccaagaagtccCAAGCCTTAGAAGTATTAGCTGGATCTTTAAGATCCTTTCTGTTGAAGCCAATCTTTCCAAAGGAAATAACATGAATGCCTTGGTCCTTGACTGTGATGGAGGGAGATAAGGCTGCAAAGAGTTCAGTGTAAGCACCTTTTCTAGCATCATGTAACAAGCCGGACATGATGCGGCCCGCGGTGCCTGTGTGTCTTTGTAAATCTGTCTTCAAGGCGCCGGGGCATAAATTGAGACTGATAACGTTAGTTGCTTCTGGATGGTGTTTGGGCCATTCAACTGATTGCATGACATTACAAGCCTTGCTTTGTCCGTAAATCCGCATGGATGGGAAGTTGGTGTTTCTGAAATTGGGATCTGGATAGAAGATTCCTCCTTCGGGAGAAAAGAAGTGTCCGGAAGATGCAACCCATACAACTCTGGATTCTCCAGGCTTGTTGGACTTAGACGTCTTAATGAATAATGGGTCCAAGAATTTCTGAAACAAATGTGGTCCTATGGCATTCGTGCCTAGTTGTAATTCAAAACCTTGTGCTGTCTTGGAACCCTTTGGTGGGGTCATGACACCAGCATTATGGATGATAATATCCAATCTATCTTCCTTGGAGAGGAATTCGTCGGCAGAGGCTTTGATTGTGGTCAAATCACCCAAGTCAAGCTTGATGAAGTGAACATCAATTTTGTTTTTATTGTACTCCTGGGCGACCTCAAGTTCCATTCTCCTGATTGCAGCCAATGCCTTTTCCTCACTTCTGGCAAATATGTAGACCTTAGCATTGGTAGACCCAGCTAAAGATTTAGCAGTTTGATAAC from Scheffersomyces stipitis CBS 6054 chromosome 2, complete sequence encodes the following:
- a CDS encoding predicted protein, whose amino-acid sequence is MTTLVSPAHTQFSRRVSFNNLHHDDCDGLQNALAKPTSPKNSLSAAAGPIDVTFGYGSAVLNDIQKAYNNSTYMPVKKKLRLPDPPSKSILKNKVSPQQLEFNEKNGINFDDFSDKTINYHEDLDSAVDDSEEPVSSGNSLVVPGAGANKGRRKSYSEMTNEELMALDPQFQTTRSKTQNVDKFKFDSQKMYYLPSTRRSSTAAAAAAAAAAKLVEYPTSNENNYNSISLTVKHDQFDTILVNRTLLSVISGRRHTWNALDWLFLIDQDGHKLAHPDPSSSFLTDGDYLIIASIIPVKFIKELAKKNRKQTLDEYLYNKCEKLLNYIMSTPMLRESNLKLKITVEFIPDIEVDSSVFKPCVGSKYMLQHLFKQYQPNLMIIGNKSSNLNFKYPIKIKRQNERDEYLIKLSSYIVKYSTVPVILVGSSTKFHNDYYSAHSSDASSIESVESFNGDQLDAQRDFEEKLKHIEEIPNNYEDKFRDIIALISDNALNEATSYLSAISSKDDSVKINSKVHAIYRSQTTSTNSNDRIYKVKSMISYNEEDEAKNDKLIKQLKQKRRSSASKSVSGVSSSSDSSLTAPKETEAPGKKKSIWKKFGFKK
- the TDH1 gene encoding Glyceraldehyde-3-phosphate dehydrogenase (Glyceraldehyde-3-phosphate dehydrogenase (GAPDH)~go_funtion glyceraldehyde-3-phosphate dehydrogenase (phosphorylating) activity~go_process glycolysis), whose amino-acid sequence is MVTIGINGFGRIGRLVLRIALERPDIDIVAVNDPFIAPDYAAYMFKYDSTHGRYKGTVESDAENIIINGKKIRAFQEKDPANIPWGKVGVDYVVESTGIFAKLAGAQKHIDAGAKKVIITAVTPDTPMFAIGVNEDKYTPDMNIISNASCTTNCLATLAKVINDNFGIEEGLMTTVHSITATQKTVDGPSQRDWRGGRTASGNIIPSSTGAAKAVGKVIPELNGKLTGMCLRVPTVDVSVVDMTVKLARPVTYEEICAAVKKASEGALKGIIGYTDEAVVSSDFLSSTYSCVFDAKAGILLSPQFVKLIAWYDNEYGYSARIVDLLEKVAATK
- a CDS encoding predicted protein, producing the protein MKIGTIVLGLIYIVQASAQTFNQNRRLINDAAALDPDNLNWDPHSKDALLIRDREIYTVGYASYSDNSMTLYQIETNSNSTDEIKEQIICGINAVHSKHSEISVDKLHYIYHNSHLLQNRFRRREPYQESHEEGVLTVVLSYGSEEIGSAIKSIGSDVSFLTDPLNVNCAHGGAECPGNTRIVGFGGTCADAVGTVNIASYVDSSNTTVAQSKLNEGAEWADHVIENNQSVGSWKVGFNDSGLWNLIIRIIRNNECRNGLEPSYRIKSQRYMV
- the RDH1 gene encoding short-chain alcohol dehydrogenase (short-chain alcohol dehydrogenase retinol dehydrogenase), which codes for MSTAPPNIPFPGLLGWKAMINGYFPSNPSYTEEQYPKLDGKVVIVTGGNTGVGYQTAKSLAGSTNAKVYIFARSEEKALAAIRRMELEVAQEYNKSSINVHFIKLDLGDLTTIKASADEFLSKENRLDIVIHNAGVMGTSVGSKTVQGVELQLGTNCFGPHLLQKYFDPLVIETSKTNKPYESRIVWVASSAHFQSPERGIHYADPNFVDTPHLPRVLYCQSKAVNIMQAIAWPKNHPGADRVLSVSLCPGFLNTDIQRHASGIWKWFIPWVLHDPRYGAYTELYAALNPELKNQGEYYQSFGRLGDIRPDIKLEENVDKAWAYCEEQVKAYYKTVIK
- the RDH2 gene encoding short-chain alcohol dehydrogenase retinol dehydrogenase Protochlorophyllide reductase (go_funtion oxidoreductase activity~go_process metabolism), producing the protein MSHEKPKVPCMTWGAFMQITDNFWPGPPTLTEKDYPSLTGKVVIVTGGNTGVGYQTAKSLAGSTNAKVYIFARSEEKALAAIRRMELEVAQEYNKNKIDVHFIKLDLGDLTTIKASADEFLSKEDRLDIIIHNAGVMTPPKGSKTAQGFELQLGTNAIGPHLFQKFLDPLFIKTSKSNKPGESRVVWVASSGHFFSPEGGIFYPDPNFRNTNFPSMRIYGQSKACNVMQSVEWPKHHPEATNVISLNLCPGALKTDLQRHTGTAGRIMSGLLHDARKGAYTELFAALSPSITVKDQGIHVISFGKIGFNRKDLKDPANTSKAWDFLDKQVEKYL